Proteins encoded in a region of the Elizabethkingia bruuniana genome:
- the mltG gene encoding endolytic transglycosylase MltG — protein sequence MKKVVLIAVLAIVSAAGFFGWKFYKKNYGSNVKKSGFILVPHDATFQQVTDSLKPYLNDVESFTQIAKSKGLDNKIKAGRYEIKEGADNAQLINMIKAGLQTENTFRIKDFDDVYQMIGRVSRKTEADSLTFIKAFNVIARQKGLNNAEDLKPYFFSDTYNFYWTVTPEDFFKKFESLYNDFWTPENLAKEKNLGLSRTQVYALASIVQKESGGKPDEQKRIAGLYLNRYRKGMKLQSDPTVIYAINKDANFTKSIKRVYYKDLTVDSPYNTYKNIGIPPGPICLVNKSSVENVLNAESNDYIFMVADPSRPGLHKFTNNPEEHVQNAKIYQDWLNKKEIK from the coding sequence ATGAAGAAAGTAGTTTTAATTGCAGTACTTGCTATCGTTTCGGCAGCAGGCTTCTTCGGCTGGAAATTTTACAAAAAGAATTACGGGAGCAATGTGAAAAAATCCGGATTTATTCTGGTTCCTCACGATGCAACATTCCAGCAGGTAACGGATTCCCTGAAGCCATACCTTAACGATGTTGAAAGCTTTACACAAATAGCAAAATCTAAGGGTCTGGATAATAAGATAAAAGCCGGACGCTATGAAATTAAGGAAGGTGCAGACAATGCTCAGCTTATCAACATGATTAAAGCCGGGCTGCAAACTGAGAATACTTTCAGAATAAAGGATTTTGATGATGTATATCAGATGATTGGTCGTGTATCCCGAAAAACAGAAGCAGATTCTCTGACTTTTATAAAAGCATTTAATGTAATAGCCCGCCAGAAAGGATTAAACAATGCAGAAGATTTGAAGCCTTATTTCTTCTCAGATACTTATAATTTTTACTGGACAGTAACACCTGAAGACTTTTTCAAAAAATTTGAAAGTCTTTATAATGACTTCTGGACTCCCGAAAATCTTGCAAAAGAAAAGAATTTAGGCCTTAGCCGTACTCAGGTTTACGCATTAGCTTCTATTGTTCAAAAAGAATCCGGTGGAAAACCCGATGAACAAAAAAGAATTGCCGGTTTATATCTGAACCGTTACCGCAAAGGAATGAAATTACAAAGTGACCCTACGGTAATTTATGCTATAAATAAGGATGCCAATTTCACTAAATCGATTAAACGAGTCTATTACAAAGACCTTACTGTAGACTCTCCTTATAACACCTATAAAAACATAGGTATCCCGCCTGGTCCTATTTGCCTGGTCAACAAATCTTCGGTAGAAAATGTTCTGAATGCAGAAAGCAATGATTATATATTTATGGTAGCCGATCCTTCCAGGCCAGGCTTACATAAATTCACCAATAATCCTGAAGAGCATGTTCAGAATGCCAAGATTTATCAGGACTGGCTGAATAAAAAAGAAATTAAATAA
- the dapF gene encoding diaminopimelate epimerase encodes MEFYKYQGTGNDFVMVDNRNLTFPKSTSLIAQLCDRRFGIGGDGLILLENDDQYDFRMVYYNADGNESTMCGNGGRCLVSFAHFLNIFEDKTSFMAIDGLHEAEVNGDLVKLKMIDVENIDTFSEYTVMNTGSPHYVAFVEHVEDMDVYLEGKKIRNNDTFKKEGINVNFVTQTSENELFVRTFERGVEDETYSCGTGVTASALTFMQNHNQTPVHIKVLGGTLKVYAEKVEKGFRNIWLEGPAKQVFKGNLEVK; translated from the coding sequence ATGGAATTTTATAAATATCAGGGAACAGGGAATGATTTCGTAATGGTTGATAACCGTAATCTTACCTTTCCAAAAAGCACTTCGCTCATAGCACAACTTTGCGACAGAAGATTCGGTATTGGAGGGGACGGTCTTATCCTTCTGGAGAACGACGACCAATACGATTTCCGGATGGTATATTACAATGCCGATGGTAACGAAAGTACAATGTGTGGTAATGGTGGCCGCTGCCTTGTTTCTTTTGCTCACTTCCTGAATATTTTTGAGGATAAAACAAGCTTTATGGCTATTGATGGCTTGCATGAAGCAGAAGTAAACGGAGATCTGGTAAAATTAAAAATGATTGATGTAGAAAACATTGATACTTTCTCTGAATACACTGTAATGAATACAGGTTCACCTCACTATGTAGCATTTGTAGAACATGTAGAAGACATGGATGTTTATTTAGAAGGAAAAAAAATAAGAAATAATGATACTTTCAAAAAGGAAGGCATCAATGTAAACTTCGTTACACAAACTTCTGAAAACGAACTATTTGTAAGAACATTCGAAAGAGGTGTAGAAGATGAAACTTACAGCTGCGGAACAGGAGTTACAGCATCAGCTTTAACTTTTATGCAAAATCATAATCAAACCCCTGTCCATATCAAGGTTCTGGGAGGAACATTGAAAGTATATGCGGAAAAAGTTGAAAAAGGTTTTCGAAACATATGGCTAGAGGGTCCTGCAAAGCAGGTATTTAAGGGTAATTTAGAAGTAAAATAA